One part of the Humulus lupulus chromosome 9, drHumLupu1.1, whole genome shotgun sequence genome encodes these proteins:
- the LOC133800863 gene encoding uncharacterized protein LOC133800863, which produces MSLVVAVSLLTISVVLIRVIYVICRSGKPLKGKRSEPVSTLIVLGSGGHTAEMLNLLAVLQKDRFHPRFYIAAATDNMSLQKARSFEDSLVNETRDKVAETSQFMQIYRSREVGQSYITSIWTTLLAIAHALWLMIKIRPEVILCNGPGTCIPLCIIAFLFKIIGIRWSSIFYVESIARVQRLSLSGLILYKLHISDQFFVQWPQLQRKYPRAHYVGCLM; this is translated from the exons ATGTCGTTGGTAGTGGCTGTCAGTCTTTTAACGATCAGTGTTGTGCTGATACGTGTCATTTACGTGATATGCCGAAGTGGTAAACCTTTGAAAGGAAAACGCAGTGAACCAGTCAGTACCCTGATTGTCTTAGGTTCAG GAGGTCACACTGCTGAGATGCTGAACCTTTTAGCTGTGTTGCAAAAGGACAGGTTCCATCCAAGATTCTATATTGCAGCTGCTACTGACAATATGAGTCTCCAAAAAGCTCGCTCGTTTGAGGACTCCTTAGTTAACGAG ACTAGAGATAAGGTGGCAGAGACTTCTCAGTTTATGCAAATCTATCGAAGTAGGGAAGTTGGCCAATCATATATAACCTCTATTTGGACAACTTTACTGGCAATTGCTCATGCACTCTGGCTAATGATTAAAATTAGACCTGAAGTG ATCCTCTGCAATGGTCCCGGGACTTGCATTCCTCTTTGCATAATTGCCTTCTTATTCAAG ATCATTGGGATTAGATGGTCATCTATTTTTTATGTTGAAAGTATAGCGAGAGTGCAAAGGCTATCTCTCAGTGGCTTGATTCTTTACAAGTTACACATTTCTGATCAGTTCTTTGTGCAATGGCCACAGTTGCAAAGAAAATACCCTCGAGCTCACTATGTTGGATGTCTGATGTAG